A genomic segment from Spinacia oleracea cultivar Varoflay chromosome 3, BTI_SOV_V1, whole genome shotgun sequence encodes:
- the LOC130469703 gene encoding uncharacterized protein gives MDVGFIRPSQYPDWVANVVLVPKPNGTWRMCVDYTDLNKACPKDMFPLPMIDRLVGSTVVHAMMSFMDAYSGFHQIPMWPEDQEKTSFVTVQGLYYYKVMSFGLKNASATFQRMVNTVFTKQFGRNIEAYIDNMIVKRDKCSYFFNTIKKKAQFEWTAEAEAAFLRLKEHLHTLPRLFSPLQGEALCIYLAISEHSLSIVLMTEKEGIQLSVYFVSHVLENAELKYPTVEKFVLALFRESKKLQPYLLPHRLVVYNGQPLKRLFTKLEAAGRMLKWAIELNEFDVSYEPRKAVKGKAFSDLIVEMTRPTFAQ, from the exons ATGGATGTAGGCTTCATTCGGCCGAGCCAATATCCCGACTGGGTGGCCAACGTGGTTCTTGTCCCCAAGCCAAATGGAACATGGAGAATGTGCGTTGATTATACCGACTTAAACAAAGCCTGCCCCAAGGATATGTTTCCCCTGCCCATGATAGATCGGCTGGTAGGTTCTACTGTTGTCCATGCTATGATGAGTTTCATGGACGCGTACTCCGGTTTCCATCAAATCCCCATGTGGCCCGAAGACCAAGAGAAGACTTCCTTTGTTACGGTACAAGGGTTGTACTATTACAAGGTCATGTCATTTGGCCTAAAAAATGCGTCGGCCACATTTCAGCGTATGGTGAACACTGTCTTTACAAAACAGTTTGGTAGGAACATAGAAGCCTACATTGATAATATGATTGTGAAAA GAGACAAGTGTAGCTACTTCTTCAACACCATAAAAAAGAAAGCTCAATTTGAATGGACGGCTGAGGCGGAAGCCGCCTTCCTGCGGCTAAAGGAACATTTGCACACTTTGCCACGTCTTTTCAGTCCCCTCCAAGGAGAAGCCCTTTGCATCTATCTAGCAATTTCAGAACACTCACTCAGCATCGTCTTAATGACAGAGAAGGAAGGAATACAACTGTCCGTCTACTTTGTAAGTCATGTATTAGAGAATGCCGAGTTGAAATATCCAACGGTGGAAAAGTTTGTCCTAGCCCTATTTAGGGAGAGCAAAAAGCTGCAGCCTTACTTGTTGCCTCATCGGCTAGTAGTCTACAATGGCCAACCTCTGAAGCGACTGTTCACAAAGTTAGAGGCGGCCGGAAGAATGCTAAAATGGGCCATCGAACTCAATGAGTTTGACGTTTCATATGAGCCAAGGAAGGCGGTAAAAGGGAAGGCTTTTTCCGACTTAATTGTAGAAATGACTCGGCCCACCTTTGCTCAATGA